One stretch of Flavobacterium sp. 9 DNA includes these proteins:
- a CDS encoding YdeI family protein: protein MNPTFFPTQEKFREWLEKHHQKETELLVGFYKVSTKKPTMSWSESVDQALCFGWIDGVRKSIDEESYTIRFTPRKKSSIWSVINIKKVEVLTKAGLMKEAGIKAFELKSEERSKIYSHENEAYVLDPELEKQFKANETAWEYFNKQAPSYKKVIIHVIMSAKQEKTRIARLEKAIKFSAEGKRML, encoded by the coding sequence ATGAACCCAACCTTCTTCCCAACCCAAGAAAAATTCAGAGAATGGTTAGAAAAGCATCACCAAAAAGAAACCGAATTATTGGTTGGTTTTTATAAAGTGAGTACCAAAAAACCAACTATGTCATGGTCAGAATCTGTGGATCAAGCACTTTGTTTTGGCTGGATTGATGGCGTTCGGAAATCTATTGACGAAGAAAGTTATACGATTAGGTTTACGCCAAGAAAGAAATCCAGTATTTGGAGTGTCATAAATATCAAAAAAGTCGAAGTACTTACAAAAGCCGGATTGATGAAAGAAGCCGGAATAAAAGCTTTTGAACTAAAATCTGAAGAAAGATCTAAAATTTATTCGCATGAAAATGAAGCATATGTTCTAGATCCCGAACTCGAAAAGCAATTTAAAGCTAATGAAACGGCTTGGGAATATTTCAACAAGCAGGCACCATCGTACAAAAAAGTAATAATTCATGTAATTATGAGTGCCAAACAAGAAAAAACCAGAATTGCTAGATTAGAAAAAGCAATAAAATTTAGCGCTGAAGGAAAACGAATGCTATAA
- a CDS encoding PhzF family phenazine biosynthesis protein has protein sequence MEKRTTLQYYVLDVFSNKSYKGNPLSVVFTDGDLDLEVYQNIAKEFGYSETSFVYYSPAQKALNVRSFTPIGFEIDGAGHNLLGAVCGALLKKLPIFDEQDETNRFVMMKNAPIPLTVSFDPVTQYPVVQMHQKPAVIKQEIPIK, from the coding sequence ATGGAAAAAAGAACAACCTTACAATACTATGTTTTAGATGTTTTCTCTAATAAAAGTTATAAAGGAAATCCGTTATCGGTTGTTTTTACAGATGGTGATTTAGATCTTGAAGTTTATCAAAACATTGCAAAAGAATTTGGTTACTCTGAAACTTCATTTGTTTATTATTCTCCGGCACAAAAAGCGCTAAATGTTCGTTCGTTTACGCCAATAGGTTTTGAAATAGACGGCGCAGGACACAATTTATTAGGAGCAGTTTGTGGAGCATTACTTAAAAAACTTCCCATATTTGATGAACAAGACGAAACGAATCGTTTTGTAATGATGAAAAATGCGCCAATACCATTAACGGTAAGTTTTGATCCCGTGACTCAATATCCGGTTGTACAAATGCATCAAAAACCGGCTGTTATCAAACAAGAAATACCTATAAAATAG
- a CDS encoding PhzF family phenazine biosynthesis protein, translating to MDSNDFVPSVVQTEVTHTMVPIKNSQLLNDCIPDNKLLIEISKEYQSEGFYCFAINQNEDHLVETRFFNPIIGINEDPATGTAAGPLIGFLTQKKQAKLNKEYKILQGVKLNQPSLIEVMCRENDILVGGSSIITMRGELYI from the coding sequence TTGGACAGTAATGATTTTGTTCCTTCAGTTGTTCAAACGGAAGTTACACATACAATGGTTCCTATAAAAAACAGTCAATTGCTTAATGATTGTATTCCGGATAATAAACTTTTGATCGAAATTTCGAAAGAATATCAATCAGAAGGTTTTTACTGTTTTGCGATTAATCAAAATGAAGATCATTTAGTCGAAACGAGATTCTTTAATCCAATAATCGGAATAAATGAAGATCCTGCAACGGGAACAGCCGCTGGTCCGCTAATTGGTTTTTTGACCCAAAAAAAACAGGCAAAACTAAATAAAGAATATAAAATCCTACAAGGCGTTAAACTCAACCAACCTTCTTTGATTGAAGTAATGTGTAGAGAAAATGATATTTTGGTTGGAGGTTCTTCGATTATTACAATGCGTGGAGAACTTTATATATAA
- a CDS encoding DinB family protein, translating into MKKIPLLVLFLSFVLGQAQTQKVVSSDWTSFNQTIAVQTSVKKKFRVIASVKVETTEPKSWAGVWARVDTKNDEDGFFDNMSDRPVKSNEWKSYTVEGTIDANSKSLSFGGLCLYNGKFYFDKFELLIENDKGVFEPLAVLNSSFETPIKDGDIPKWSFGISKDAVVKVKEYKITSDKSSVDGKASLLLEGTGIKPRQEARIGNVEGASPKIGDMISMLEDLKARVERAVKNMSQYEIDYLHDDEANRIGALVMHLAAAEKYYQVFTFENRGFNEEEKKIWQKALDLDQGGRDEFKGHDIQYYLDIYNEVRAKTISELKKRDDAWFVEVQTRYDWTNQYCWFHVMEHQSSHLGQILFLKKRIPPQQKQTLPKEIKK; encoded by the coding sequence ATGAAAAAAATACCACTTCTAGTACTGTTTTTGAGTTTTGTTTTGGGACAAGCTCAAACACAAAAAGTTGTTTCGAGTGATTGGACTTCTTTCAATCAGACGATTGCCGTTCAAACTTCTGTAAAGAAAAAATTTAGAGTAATTGCTTCCGTTAAAGTAGAAACTACAGAGCCAAAATCGTGGGCTGGAGTTTGGGCACGCGTGGATACCAAAAATGACGAAGACGGTTTTTTTGACAATATGAGTGACAGACCGGTAAAATCGAATGAATGGAAATCATATACGGTTGAAGGAACGATTGATGCAAATAGCAAATCACTAAGTTTTGGAGGTTTATGCTTGTATAACGGAAAATTCTATTTTGATAAATTCGAATTACTTATCGAAAATGATAAAGGTGTTTTTGAACCTTTGGCGGTTTTAAATTCAAGTTTTGAAACTCCAATAAAAGACGGAGATATTCCAAAATGGAGCTTCGGAATATCTAAAGATGCCGTGGTTAAAGTTAAAGAATATAAAATCACTTCGGATAAATCAAGCGTAGACGGAAAAGCCAGTTTGTTGTTGGAAGGAACAGGTATAAAACCAAGGCAAGAAGCTAGAATTGGAAATGTTGAAGGAGCTTCGCCAAAAATTGGTGATATGATCTCGATGCTCGAAGATCTTAAAGCTCGTGTGGAGCGAGCGGTTAAAAATATGAGTCAATATGAAATTGATTATCTTCATGATGATGAAGCCAACCGCATTGGAGCACTTGTAATGCATTTGGCTGCAGCCGAAAAATACTATCAGGTTTTTACTTTCGAAAACAGAGGTTTTAATGAAGAAGAAAAGAAAATATGGCAAAAAGCTTTAGACCTGGATCAAGGCGGTCGTGACGAGTTTAAAGGCCATGATATTCAATATTACTTAGATATCTATAATGAAGTAAGAGCAAAAACCATTTCAGAATTAAAGAAAAGAGACGATGCATGGTTTGTAGAAGTTCAAACAAGATACGACTGGACAAATCAATATTGCTGGTTTCACGTTATGGAACATCAATCAAGTCATTTAGGACAAATTTTGTTTTTGAAAAAGCGAATTCCACCACAACAAAAACAAACATTGCCAAAAGAAATCAAGAAGTAA
- a CDS encoding CDGSH iron-sulfur domain-containing protein, producing MSKTKLIINKNGSIKIEGDFEIMDSEGAVYGLQGRSALGLCRCGLSANKPFCDGGHRNNFEHESIAFDLPPMKTN from the coding sequence ATGAGCAAGACAAAATTAATCATCAATAAAAACGGATCTATCAAAATCGAAGGTGATTTTGAAATCATGGATTCAGAAGGAGCAGTTTATGGATTACAAGGAAGATCTGCATTAGGACTTTGCCGTTGTGGATTATCTGCAAACAAACCATTTTGCGATGGCGGACACCGTAACAACTTCGAACATGAATCAATCGCATTTGATTTACCACCGATGAAAACGAATTAA
- the metG gene encoding methionine--tRNA ligase, translated as MIQNPKRYTITAALPYTNGPIHIGHLAGVYVPADIYSRYLRLQGKDVAFICGSDEHGVAISMKAKKEGITPQEVIDKYDGIIRKSFADFGISFDNYSRTSAKIHHDTASEFFRTLYDKGDFIEEITEQLYDAKANQFLADRFVVGTCPKCGNDGAYGDQCENCGSTLNATDLINPKSTITGETPVLKSTKHWFLPLDRYTEFLTEWILVGHKNDWKPNVYGQVKSWVDGGLEPRAVTRDLDWGIDVPVEGAEGKKLYVWFDAPIGYISSTKEWALREGKDWEPYWKDEDTKLVHFIGKDNIVFHCIIFPAMLKAEGSYILPDNVPANEFLNLEGNKLSTSKNWAVWLHEYLEEFPEKQDVLRYALTSNAPETKDNDFTWKDFQARNNNELVAIFGNFINRVVVLTNKYYDGFIPTPNELSEVDENTLAELKAYPAVISSSVERYRFREALGELMNVARLGNKYLADEEPWKVMKDNPERVKTQMYVALQIAAALSILAEPFLPFTAAKLSRILKNEGKLNWNDVAENSELIPEGHQIGEAELLFAKIEDEEIQKQIDKLEATKTANLAESKQPEPQKELIQYEDFAKMDLRVGTIIEAEKMPKANKLLVLKIDTGIDVRTIVSGIAESFSPEEIIGKRVTVLANLAPRALRGVESQGMILMTTNAEGKLVFVNPDTDAPNGETIN; from the coding sequence ATGATACAAAATCCAAAGAGATATACTATTACGGCAGCATTGCCTTACACCAACGGACCTATACATATTGGGCATTTGGCGGGGGTTTACGTGCCTGCAGATATTTATTCGAGATATTTACGTTTGCAAGGAAAAGACGTTGCGTTTATTTGCGGAAGTGATGAACATGGCGTTGCAATTTCGATGAAAGCCAAAAAAGAAGGAATTACACCACAAGAAGTTATTGATAAATATGACGGAATTATTAGAAAATCATTCGCTGATTTTGGAATTTCGTTTGATAATTATTCTAGAACTTCGGCTAAAATTCATCATGATACGGCTTCGGAATTCTTTAGAACGTTGTATGATAAAGGTGATTTTATTGAAGAAATTACCGAGCAACTCTACGATGCAAAAGCGAATCAGTTTCTTGCAGATCGTTTTGTGGTTGGAACTTGCCCAAAATGTGGTAATGACGGAGCTTATGGCGATCAATGCGAAAATTGCGGATCGACTTTAAATGCTACGGATTTGATTAACCCGAAATCTACAATTACGGGAGAAACTCCTGTTTTGAAATCTACAAAACACTGGTTTTTACCTCTTGACCGTTATACTGAATTCTTGACGGAATGGATTCTTGTTGGACATAAAAACGACTGGAAACCTAACGTTTACGGACAAGTTAAATCTTGGGTTGATGGCGGACTTGAGCCTCGTGCGGTAACGCGTGACCTTGATTGGGGAATTGATGTTCCGGTTGAAGGTGCTGAAGGGAAAAAATTATATGTTTGGTTTGATGCTCCAATTGGATACATTTCATCAACGAAAGAATGGGCTTTGCGCGAAGGAAAAGATTGGGAACCATATTGGAAAGATGAAGACACGAAGTTGGTTCACTTTATTGGGAAAGACAATATTGTTTTTCACTGTATTATTTTCCCAGCGATGCTTAAAGCCGAAGGAAGTTATATTTTGCCGGATAATGTTCCTGCAAATGAGTTTTTGAATTTGGAAGGAAATAAACTTTCGACTTCTAAAAACTGGGCAGTTTGGTTGCACGAATATTTAGAAGAATTTCCGGAGAAACAAGATGTTTTGCGTTATGCATTAACTTCTAACGCTCCAGAAACTAAGGATAATGATTTTACATGGAAAGATTTCCAGGCGAGAAATAACAACGAATTGGTTGCCATTTTTGGGAATTTTATTAATCGTGTTGTGGTTTTAACCAATAAATATTACGACGGATTTATCCCAACTCCTAACGAATTATCTGAGGTTGACGAGAATACTTTGGCAGAATTAAAAGCGTATCCAGCCGTGATTTCAAGTTCGGTTGAGCGTTACAGATTCCGTGAAGCTCTTGGCGAATTGATGAATGTTGCGCGTTTAGGAAATAAATATCTTGCCGATGAAGAGCCTTGGAAAGTTATGAAAGACAATCCGGAGCGTGTAAAAACTCAAATGTATGTAGCGTTGCAAATTGCTGCTGCGTTGAGCATTTTGGCAGAACCTTTCTTGCCTTTTACTGCTGCTAAATTGTCAAGAATTCTGAAAAATGAAGGTAAATTGAATTGGAATGACGTTGCCGAAAATTCAGAATTGATTCCGGAAGGTCACCAAATTGGTGAAGCGGAATTATTATTCGCAAAAATCGAAGACGAAGAAATACAAAAACAAATAGATAAATTGGAAGCTACAAAAACTGCTAATCTTGCCGAAAGCAAACAACCGGAACCTCAGAAAGAATTGATTCAATATGAGGATTTCGCTAAAATGGATTTACGTGTAGGAACTATTATTGAAGCTGAAAAAATGCCGAAAGCAAACAAACTTCTAGTTCTTAAAATCGATACTGGAATTGACGTTCGCACAATTGTTTCTGGAATTGCCGAAAGCTTTTCGCCAGAAGAAATCATTGGAAAACGTGTTACAGTTTTGGCAAATTTAGCACCAAGAGCTTTACGCGGAGTTGAAAGTCAAGGTATGATCTTAATGACAACAAACGCCGAAGGAAAATTAGTATTCGTAAATCCTGATACTGACGCTCCAAATGGTGAAACGATAAACTAA
- a CDS encoding DMT family transporter, which produces MKITKPRLALICGILCISIFPILIKLKLAPGLISAFYRMTFAVILLLPYVLITKSFKMPKTKFLLLAVLCGILFSSDVAVWNIAIQDSSATQASLLTNLSPLWVGIGSFFFLKIKPATNFWIGTIVSLFGMITLVGFGFFMDLNFDQAFLFAVLSGILYSIYLLVSKKVLSDVDVLSFMTISLLASSIYLGILCYCLNQPFTGFSDTGWFVLILQAVICQLCAWLSISYATQHMRATRVSLSLLSQAVITSVLAWLFLEEQITLQMVFGGIILLFGIRITFYDKAISLKGLFSKN; this is translated from the coding sequence ATGAAAATCACCAAACCAAGACTAGCCCTAATCTGCGGAATACTTTGTATTTCGATCTTCCCGATATTGATAAAACTGAAATTAGCACCTGGATTAATTTCGGCTTTTTATCGAATGACTTTTGCGGTGATTTTACTTTTGCCTTATGTGCTTATTACAAAAAGCTTCAAAATGCCAAAGACAAAATTCTTGCTTCTTGCAGTACTTTGTGGTATTTTATTCTCATCAGATGTTGCCGTTTGGAATATCGCCATTCAGGATTCAAGCGCGACTCAGGCTTCGTTGTTGACAAATTTATCGCCGCTTTGGGTTGGAATTGGTTCTTTCTTCTTTTTGAAAATAAAACCCGCTACAAATTTCTGGATTGGAACCATAGTTTCGTTATTTGGAATGATCACTTTGGTTGGTTTTGGCTTTTTTATGGATTTGAATTTTGATCAGGCTTTTCTATTCGCGGTTTTATCCGGAATCTTATATTCGATTTATCTTTTGGTCAGCAAAAAAGTACTTTCAGATGTTGATGTTCTTTCGTTTATGACCATTAGTTTACTCGCTTCGAGCATTTACTTAGGAATACTTTGTTATTGTTTAAATCAGCCTTTTACAGGATTTTCAGATACTGGTTGGTTTGTGCTGATACTTCAAGCCGTTATTTGTCAATTGTGCGCGTGGCTTTCTATTAGTTATGCAACACAACATATGCGTGCAACTAGGGTTTCGCTAAGTTTATTGAGTCAGGCTGTAATTACTTCTGTATTAGCTTGGTTGTTTTTGGAAGAACAAATAACTTTACAAATGGTTTTTGGCGGAATCATTTTGCTATTCGGAATTAGAATTACATTTTACGATAAAGCTATATCTTTAAAGGGATTGTTTTCTAAGAATTAG